tttcaagaagaaaaaagaaagaaaggagaaatGTTGACAAGATACATCGGACCAAACTCTTTTAAGAGTTACTATTAATATTAGGTCGaataaacttaaaacaaaataacatttacAATATTGTCAATCTCGTAATTTCATTTGGAAGTGGGGTGgtaattaaaatatgattgtATATgtctttcatatatatatatatatatatatatatatttatttatttatgcgTGCGTAGTGTCGTGCATTTACGAaagtagaaggaatcaaatgaaTATTCTCATAGGTGATATTTGTAATGGATAGACTAACGTACTACTAAAACCAAATGATATATAAACTAGTACATATATAGATTGTGGTGAGACCGCTTAGTTCGGATCTAAAAGTAGTAATCAAGATTAACCTCATTATACTAAGCAACGTAGCTAGTAATCAAgatttatctttatgttttttcagAACTACCATTAAAAGTGCCGAAAAAGCACTAAAGTAAATAACTAATGTTAGGGTACGGATCATGAGCTTTAAATTCATTACAATCACAAGTCACACTTAAGCTTGTGTCAGCAGCCAGTTGTTTGCTTGGTCCTGATCATTTTGGCAGTATTTAggaatttatttaatatatatgaattttgaacTGAACAAGATATTCACAAAAAATGTTGAAACTGTCACtattaacaaattttatattttaattaatactcGTGTAACTATTGAAGTATTCGTTTAAGTCATCTTTTAATACCGGAAAAGTCACATTCTGTTacagaaaattaaaacttatcACATTATCATAAGAAATAACTCATTTTGATCAAagtaacaatttttattttgggttcgttaaattatattttcttgacgcatgaaacaaatgtaaaatactaaaacaaacatttgtCTGGAATACTTTTTGGGATTGAGATATTGTGACGGCACTAAGGAGGCAGGTGCCACTGAGTGAGTACTCCTCGGAGTCACAATAAATTCAGTCCACATTGTGCATCCACTAGCAAATCAAAATCCACAAGTCAAATCCATTTGTTTCCTTGCTATTTCTACATAATTATCACATTTATTATACGCTTACTTTTTCAGTTAATCTaattaataacaacaaaatggcttttactaattattatagTACAGCTTAACGAAACAATCAAGAGTTATATAATACGATCGGTGAGTAGTATAACGGTGGAACAATGAAACATGAATGGAATATAACTTCGTACATTTGTTTCGTGATATTTTCGTTGTTGTAGTTGACTTCGATCGTGTGATTCCAAAAAGGTAAGAATGTGTTATTTCTTcgtttaaacaaataatatatgtcCAAGCAGGAGCAGCTTTGTTTTACTTACTCGTTTACTCATCCAAACTCGGCATTTATCTATAAATCCCAACTGATTAATCAAATAATGTGGAGATTGTCAAATATGGACACTAGTTATATTCAAAtgttaaattattgttttctttcggAGATGATGGGAGAAAGGTCAACGGTGAGTGGGGAACTGATATTGACAAATGACAAATGGTTATTAGAATAATAACAATTTGTTACTACTAATACATCATTTTGTGCTTAATCTAGTCTTAAGCTGAGTTGTCTTAGAAATAATTAACTAAGCGGCCTCGATTAACGGATTGCTACTTATCGTTAAGACTACTTTGGATATTACTCTGTCAcgaaattataaaattgttatcgttttattttatttgtaaacataTAGTTCTTAAATGTGTAAGTTGAATCTTATTTCGTGCTATACCCAATGGGGGAATTCTTTTTctcaagaataattaattaatcaattcgTAAGAGATAGTCATGGCTTCGTACGAATCTAATTTATAAGATACAGAAAAATTCAGCAgcaatatataaaagttaaaaagtaGAACATGTCAATAATTCAACTAGATCCAACTCATagttatagtataaattatggTCATTGTTACTTTATTTAATGTCTTGAATTGATTAGTCCCACTAATCTATTACGGCAGCCACTggtgtttaaagttttattgtatttagAACTAAATACCATTTAGCGATCACTACTCACATTTAAAACTATATGAACTTTTGCATTaaccaattttttcttttgtaacctAGTGGTTCTGTCTTATTTCTATGGTTCGGCATTTGATTTCAACTAggtacatttaaaaaaaaatctggtatTTATCTTTTGGCTTTTGATCGGTTCTATTATTGCTTGGCGTTTGTCAGTACCAAATCTGCGGGAACCactctttatattataaaaatatgaaattcatgatttatataatttagatatatattgtttatgatCAACAATTGTGTCTACATATGGAGCCAAAAGGTCTTTCAATGAACGAAGGGACTCTAGAATTATACAAGAATTcccaaaacatatacaaaaagcCAGTGCTCTGCTCTCGTTTATGGATATTCTACTCGTGCCGGTTATTAGAaacttataatttgattttagattttgatacACTTGCCAAGTGTCAAGTATTATACAACAATAGGGTTTTGATACACttagtaattttaaaattttaattttaatatatatgtacaggTAATACGTTATACGTTGTTAACGGCATGTACCACATATATCACGTtttcaaaatcttatttttgtctttgttcCAATTGACAATATTACATAACGACGAAACCGTAaaattgtgaaagaaaaaatggaTGGAATATCGGAACCATTAAACGTAAAAAATAATTTCGAGCTAAATTTATAACGTAAACTAATCAAAGGTGAATCACGATTGTTTCACAAAATTGcatatttagtaaaaaaaaattttttggcATGAATCatatccttctttttctccattCTGCATACTATCATTTAAGTTGTACTATATACAATGGTAGATCTGACAAATCACTCACTAATTTTTGCACCGAAACAATAACAATTTATATCTTATTTTGGTAAGTGTTAAGTCGtgagttttgtttggttttggagtTTTAGGTCTTAATTTTGCTAGAATCTTaaatgtatagtttttttttttttgaacgtaACTTAAAACTAGCTTTTTAAAAGAGTAATAACAATCATTCATTGGAAATTTGGAATATCACTACTTCACTAGTGGAAGCTACGGAAAACAGAGCCATGGAAATAAAAGAGGACTTCCGGCCAAACATATATATCGACAATTTTTCAAAGGTGTCTTCTCTGCTCATCTAACCAAAATTGTTTAGCAAGGTTAGATAAGTGAAAGCATGGAGTTTAAGGTATCTTTGGAGAAATTAATTGaagatttttctatatatatatatatatatatatgtattcacGTTTGTCTACATGACTCATTTTAGCTTTAGGCGATACATTTAACAAAgatgaataaatattaaatacagtttttttttttgcaatgttAGACTTAGTCGAATATATCAAGAGAAAACCGTTTTGTTTAATTAGCTTTGATTTTTACTCGTTGGAACACATGTATGTGTTAGAACAATATTTGTTTCTGAAATTTGTGTAACTAGAAATATGTTAGCGTGTCCAAACTAAAGAGTTGTCTTCTGATTGAGTGTACTACATTATGTAAATTATCACTTAATATATTTCTAGGAAAAATGGTTCTACGGTTTGGTGTTTTCaacttttctaaaattattGTGCCATTGATTCACCGTTGCTTTTtcaaaacttattaaaaattggttttgttgatttttttcttgtcaattggttttgttgattattaaataaaacaaacgcTAAAAACtcaagtttccaaaaaaaaaaaaaaacagaaaaaaatcaataatcagATCCAAATTTTATACTACGTAACTACTAAttggtaaattttaaaatatcaatctAGTAATCGTTGTCTGGAAATAGCATTGTCTATGAAAATTGTATGAGCATGAAATTgctttaaaaatatacatatagataAATTTTTAGATTTATAGGAACACTAGTTTGAAATCCTGGCTGGATTATACGACGTTCAAGCCATATGGATAATCTAAATAAACTTTTGGAAAATTATTAGTAGCTAAGTTTTGACTTCGACTAAATATGGTTGAAGTATGTAAATATTCCCAACATAATAGTTATATGTTCAAAATAAGTACAACCCTCTAACCtactaaacaacaacaaatgcaAAACATCATGCTGCATCCCCAATAAGGTTTGATGTCGATGTGCCATCTCATTTGAACATTTTGAGAAATGTCAGATATGTGCATCATACGCTAGTGATTTCAAACCATCAGATATATTCAAGACTATGTAAGCCAAATATTGGTGTGCTGAAATTAGGAATCCTAAGGGCTATATCTTTGATGCCTATGAAAACAAGAGACGGCCAGCAGACTACCACATATGCATATTGTGTAGCCAAGTATGGCGATTAGTGGGTTCGAACCAGGACAATTGAAGACAACCTTACCCCGGTATGGAATTAGGCATTTAGATGAAATGTTTATGAACCCTACACTGTTGTTACTGTCGGCGTGTTTGATAGCTGTGATGTTGGAGCAAAAGATTCAAGGGTCGGCAGAGTGAGAATATGACTCTCTTCATTCTTACTCACAGCCTTTTCTACCAAGGATGCATTACATACGCCCTTTAAGTCTCTCTGATACCGAATCCTTGCACCGTCACGCAGTAGAAATTGTGACTATGCATTTGGCCCGGGCAAAACCACCATTAAAGAAAGAGGTTGTGGAGTATATACTAAACTTGGAATGAGATTTGgaattttgatgaaaaaactTTTATTGAGATTTAGATTTCACATACTTTCCTAAAACACACATATTTCCTTCTTATAAAACTACTTGGCTTTTGCTTTTAGAATTTttactaatataatttttacgGAGAAACACAAAAATTCTAAAGTACTGAGTTGAAAGAATAACAAATCATATCGGTTTTTTTCTCGCAAACCAAATAAACACAAATACTCAATTGAAAACTAGAGGAACCAAACATCACGACATAAACCCCAAGATGTAGCCTAATAATAAAGACTAGATACCGGGCAACAGAAAGTAAGCAACCAATCTTTTGAAAGCCATTGATGTAACCACTTAACATACACAACAAAGGCGCCATCTATTGAACAAAACTCTTGTACGACCAAAAACATCAGAAACTATGACAATAACTGGTAAACGTGGTTGACTGATTGGTGGTATTATCCTAGTTATTGTCATATTTTTTGAGAAACCACCATACACTCCACAAAACAAATGAATCTGATCTCagattttgatataaaatcaagaacagaggatcgagagaaaaagagaggaacGGTTGATTAGTTATCCTTTGTCTAGGCCAGAAATTCAGTTGTAGTTTGGTTATACAACACACGAAGCTCTCACAAAAAAGATTTGTGCTCGTGAAGAATGGTGTAGTGGTattcaagaagacaagaagagaGGAAACGGAGCATTTACgctaaaagaaacagagcaccTATCCTCCTAGACTCTTTCCCTGTATCTAACCATCTTTTAGAATTGGCTTCTTCTTGTCCACCCTTTACCCCGAGCTTCAACCACACGATACTTCTCGGTTATTTTTGCATCGAATTAACCTGACCAAGTTAGTTTCTACTGAATCAAATTATCCTAGAGCTTAAGTTGGGTTCTTGATACATTAAACTTGAATAATAATCccgaattaaaaaaatgaagacaTGACGGGTTCAAAAAGTAGGAAGCAGATACACACTAGCTAGCGacacaaacccaaaaactcaaaaaagtgGAAGTTggaaaaacacaaaactcaCGGTTGTTTTCTTGCACAACAAGTAAAGACGTCAAAGCAACACACTCTCTCACTCGCAGATGTTTACATTGTAGAGGCCGAAAGGGTCTGGATATTTTGGAATCAATTCATCATGTATTATATACGACTGTTCCTTATTGAAGAAGGAAACCTCAAGAAAGGATGAAGGTTTCTCAGACACAAAAGGATGTTCCAAGAGCTCATCCACAGTTGCCCTATCTGTAGGCTGCCGCTCAGAGCACCGTTGCCAGAAGTACTCTGCCACCGGAGGCAGAGGTATTGCCCCAAACATTTTAAGAACCGTACACCCTAGAGACCATACATCACTGGCGGGTCCGATCAATCTTTCCGGCGCCCCAACAATATAATCGGCCTCAGGCGGCATGCGCTCCTTAGGGTATCCAGGAAACAACAGGCTAGTGTCCATAGTAGGATCTTTGGATAAGCCGAAACCAGTAAGCTTGAGATCCCATGGCTCTCCAGGTCTGCTGGAAGGGAAGACAAAAACATTGGAGGGTTTGAGGTCGCAGTGGAGGTAACCTTCCGCGTGAAGAGCCTTGAGTCCTTGTAGAATCATACGAGTGGCGCGTCTGACACTATCTTCAGGCAATCTCCCTCCAGCATCAGAGATCATCTTGTCGAGATTGCCTAAGGAAGCATACTCCATGTAGATGTAACACAAAGTCGCGCTTTTGGTGTTACACTCGAAGTGAAGATGAGGGCAAGAAGCTTGGACGATGAAAGGATTGGCGCGGAAGTGAAGCATCGTCTTAAGCTCCCTCTCGAGATTCTCGGCATGTTTGAGCGTACATGTCTTCTTCATGTAAGATTTCTCCAAGTTGTAATCATTATTATTGCTGGACACAAAGCCGTAGCCGTAGGTATCTTTGTCAATAACAGAGACTATCTTCAACGAAGACTCCACCGTCAGATCTCCAATAACCTTTTTCtccataatatgtaactaatgaTCTCTTTCTTTAGGTTTTAGTTTCTTTCGGTTTggtaaaaaatttatattataaatacggAAATTAATTATGCTTTCCGggaaaattaacaaatctaacTATGAATGTTTTGGTTGTTAAGAAAACGTAAAACTAACATTTAGCTAcaaattttgagagatttagtTTTCCAGTAACAATTACTAAGACAATTCAAGAAAAGAGAGACCCGCCAAGAAAGCTGAGAAGTGTGATTCCCACTTTTATAAACAAGGTCTTGATAATAAACGGCTAAGATCTAGTATCAATTCGCGTAAGATCAATCTCAGCGTGTCAAGGTTTAGAATCTAAAGTCAGTGATCAAATCAACTTTGACTCGGTTAGATAATCCACTATTAACCCTGTCAAAGAATCTTATACGTGTCATAATTTCAAATCGTTGATTAAACAGAATAAATCTAATCAAAAATCGGATAATCGACGATAAAACTGCCTAATTTGAACCTTGTGTAGTCGTGTTACCCTAATTGATTAATCCGAATATGTGGATATCGTCTTTCACCAAAAACCCTATTTTTCTTGTTAGAACTTAATTTATCTTAATGTATATTTTGACGACGGCGCACAATCtgttacaaatttataattaggTTTGTCAAATGGGTTTCAGCTAATATAAACGATATATTTTTCGTCATATGTTGAATAAACGCTATTAAACTGATACATAGATCTCGTGTGTTCAAAATGGGGATTCcctattttcatttatatataaaagtactTTACTAACACATCGTATCATGTACTTGGTGATAATTTCTTCGAATTTATTGAACAAAGATCACCTTGTGGATTGTGAACTTGgatttttaggattttgaatAAACTATCTTACTATTGCACGAATCACCAAACCGCATTATCAAATTGTAAGAAGATACAAGACATTAACACATTGTCTATACATTTATTGTTAATGATGTAGCTTAATGAAGCACATTGCCTGAACTCCATGATTCATATATACACCATCGGCAGTAATAAGAAccattattatttgattaatatcaaaattaattCCAACAGAACCATCGATGATGATAAAGTcatgaaaaagaagagatgtcGTCAATAGACATTCAATCATTAGATCAAGATCCGAAGACAATATAAATCAAACAACTTCATTGAATTCCATTATACATATTAT
The Camelina sativa cultivar DH55 chromosome 6, Cs, whole genome shotgun sequence genome window above contains:
- the LOC104699356 gene encoding mitogen-activated protein kinase kinase kinase YODA-like encodes the protein MEKKVIGDLTVESSLKIVSVIDKDTYGYGFVSSNNNDYNLEKSYMKKTCTLKHAENLERELKTMLHFRANPFIVQASCPHLHFECNTKSATLCYIYMEYASLGNLDKMISDAGGRLPEDSVRRATRMILQGLKALHAEGYLHCDLKPSNVFVFPSSRPGEPWDLKLTGFGLSKDPTMDTSLLFPGYPKERMPPEADYIVGAPERLIGPASDVWSLGCTVLKMFGAIPLPPVAEYFWQRCSERQPTDRATVDELLEHPFVSEKPSSFLEVSFFNKEQSYIIHDELIPKYPDPFGLYNVNICE